A stretch of DNA from Granulicella pectinivorans:
ACGATTGCCGGCTGGTCAGGGAGACTTTATGCTCGGGGCAGGGTTCGCATCGGGAAGCCCCTGGAGAAGCCATGCATCGTCTGAAGATTCTTCTGTTCCTTCCGCTGCTCGTGTGTGTCCATTCCGCATCTGCCCAGAAGAGCACGCCTGCTGACGATGGCAGCCTCCACACGCTTGGTGAAGAGCCGGAGCCGGGACCAAGGCGCGTTTCGCGGACGGAGAACCTGCTGCTGCATGGGGATTTCGACAAGCTGGAATCGATCGCTACGCGGCTGCGGACGGAGAAGACGCGGGCCCCGGGCGGTGCGTGGGTGCTGCATACGTTTTATGACCTGCTCAACCCCAAGGAGAACGACGAGCAGCTTCTGGCGGTGCGGCGGCAGCATCTGGAGGAGTGGATGAAGGCGAAGCCGGAATCCATTACCGCGCGGGTGGCGTTGGCCAACTTCTATACGAGCTATGCGTGGGTGGCGCGGGGTGGTGCGGAGTCGGATAAGGTGCCGGATTCGGCGTGGCCGCTGTTTACCGAGCGGGCGAAGAAGGCGGAGGGGATTCTTCACGACGCGCTTAAGCTCGACCAGAAGTGCCCGGAGTGGTATGCCGCGCTCCAGATCGTCGCGCTGGCCGAGGATTGGGAGAAGGATCGGGCGAAGAAGCTCTTTGAACAGGCGATCAGGTTCGAGCCGGACTACCCGTACTACTACGAGCGCTATGCCAACTACCTTCTGCCCAAGTGGGATGGGAGTGAGAAGGAGTCACTCGACTTCATCAAGAAGACGGCGGACCAGCGCGGCGGGGATGCAGGGGACATCCTCTACTTTCAGATCGCGACTGTGATGATCAGCCGGAGCAATGGCAAGTTCCATCCGGAGCTGGACTGGCCGCGTCTTCAGCGGGGGCATGCCGCGCTGGAGACTGCGTTTGGGGCTGCGCCGGGGGAGGAGAATCACTTCGCGCTGATGGCTTTCCGGTTCAAGGATGCCGCCGTAGCGAAGAAGGAGTTCGAGGCGATTGGCGATAAGTGGGCGCGGACGGTGTGGAAGACGCGGGGGGCTTTTGAAAAGGCTCGGGACTGGGCCACGGCAAATGGGCCGGGTTAGCTAGAAATCCACCAACTCCACGCCGCGCTTTTCGAAGTGTTTTTTATTCAGCGTGGCCACATGAAGACCATGCACCATCGCTGTTGCGGCGATCAAAGCGTTGGCTCACTCCGCCGTATGCGACGCCTTTCTCGGGGCAACGACCAGGCGAGCACTTCTGTCCGCTACGGCTGTATCGACGGGCAAAATGCGATCTGCGCACTGATTCGTGACAAAATCCTGGAACCAAATCCCAAGTGCGTCGCGGTTCGGGCCTGCCGGAGCGAGTTCGATTCCCTGACGAATCTCATGTCCGGAGGAATCGTCAGTCGCCGCTTCCGAAGTAGGACCAGCGGCGGACGGGGCCGACGTCGACGTGCACGAACTGGCTGACAGGGTAGTAGCCTACGCCGCCGAGGCCGAGCGAAAGGGCTGTGTCGCGCAGCTTTACGGTCGAGACGCCCGGGATGCGGATGTCGATCGCTTTGGACTGGATGTGCTGGCTGTTCTTCGCGACGCCGGTGTTGGAGCTGCGCGTTCTGAGGAAGGTGTTGCTCTGCGGGGTGCGGTAGCCGCAGACGATGTCGATCTCGCTGTCGGCACGTCCGAGTTTGGCAAGGATGTCGTGGAGGAGATCGAACTCCTTCGGGTCGTAGTGGCCTTCGTCGTTGGTGCGGTGGTCGCGCAGGAAGTAGTTCAATTTGGCCAGGCCGGAGGGCACATAGGTGCTGCCGATCTTGTAGACGACGTCGAGGTTCTCGCCAGTGTGGAGATGATGGAGCTTGAGGTGAAAATGCTGGCCCTTGAGGCCAAGAACGGAGGCATCGTCATCGTTCGCCCGTGCGGAGACGGTTGCGATGCAGAGCGTGAAAATAACTACCAGGGGCCCAAACCACTTACCACGCAAAATCTGCATCCATACTCCGAGGGACAGGCGTAAGTCATGCCCATACAATGAGATTGGTCGAATGAGATTTAGTAATCGCCATTCGCTCTTATGAGTCTAACCCAGACTTTCGTGAAGAGTTGGCCGAAGGGCGCGGTTCTTTGTAATCTTATTGTCGATTCCCACGTGCGCCCCTTATGACTGAATCTGCTACCCCTCCCTTCGGCGTCCCTCTCGATCCCATCCAACTGCGGGTTCTCGGCTCTTTGATCGAGAAGGAGATCACGACGCCGGAGCAGTATCCTTTGTCGCTGAATGCTCTGGTGAACGCGTGCAACCAGCGTTCGAGCCGGGACCCGGTGGTCGACCTGAGCGAGCGGGATGTGTTTGGTGCGCTGCAGTCTCTGGAGGATATGGGGCTGGTCAGCGCGATGCGCGACGCGCGTGTCGCCAAGTATGAACATCGGGCACGGACGGTGCTGAACCTGCGCCGGGACGAGACGGCCCTGATCTGCCTGCTTTTGCTGCGTGGCCCGCAGACGCCGGGTGAGCTTCGCTCGCGTGCCGACCGGTTGTATTCCTTCGACGATCTGACGGCGGTCCAGACGACGCTGGAGAGGCTGGCGAGCCGGTCACCGGCGCTCGATCCC
This window harbors:
- a CDS encoding DUF4034 domain-containing protein, which produces MHRLKILLFLPLLVCVHSASAQKSTPADDGSLHTLGEEPEPGPRRVSRTENLLLHGDFDKLESIATRLRTEKTRAPGGAWVLHTFYDLLNPKENDEQLLAVRRQHLEEWMKAKPESITARVALANFYTSYAWVARGGAESDKVPDSAWPLFTERAKKAEGILHDALKLDQKCPEWYAALQIVALAEDWEKDRAKKLFEQAIRFEPDYPYYYERYANYLLPKWDGSEKESLDFIKKTADQRGGDAGDILYFQIATVMISRSNGKFHPELDWPRLQRGHAALETAFGAAPGEENHFALMAFRFKDAAVAKKEFEAIGDKWARTVWKTRGAFEKARDWATANGPG
- a CDS encoding YceH family protein — protein: MTESATPPFGVPLDPIQLRVLGSLIEKEITTPEQYPLSLNALVNACNQRSSRDPVVDLSERDVFGALQSLEDMGLVSAMRDARVAKYEHRARTVLNLRRDETALICLLLLRGPQTPGELRSRADRLYSFDDLTAVQTTLERLASRSPALDPAAPPARTTALTIQLPRQPGARESRYAHLLGEAPSMAVTAAVSTSSPGSPSRLDLLEAEIHALRERVDELAALVAQLPPRSGPDS
- a CDS encoding YcbK family protein, which gives rise to MQILRGKWFGPLVVIFTLCIATVSARANDDDASVLGLKGQHFHLKLHHLHTGENLDVVYKIGSTYVPSGLAKLNYFLRDHRTNDEGHYDPKEFDLLHDILAKLGRADSEIDIVCGYRTPQSNTFLRTRSSNTGVAKNSQHIQSKAIDIRIPGVSTVKLRDTALSLGLGGVGYYPVSQFVHVDVGPVRRWSYFGSGD